TAGCCAGTATATACGTATATAACGTTATTTACCATAACCTTCCCATCCACTTGTATACTATCATTAACTACAATAATTCCATCGGAAAAGCTTTCCCTAGGTTCTGTTTGAAAGTTGCTACAACCAGTAATAAATATTAATATGAAGATAAAAAATAATAAATTAGACCTTTTCACAGTATCACCTCAATAATCTTATCTCCCTTTTCCCATTTACGATAAAATTTTATAGGTTCCCTTTTCTCTGTTTGAAATTTAGACATAATATAAACAACTCCAGCATATAGACCTATCTTCATTAATTCAAACTTCCAAGTCTCCCGCGTCATCTCTATCCACATGAAATAGCCACTTGGCTGAATTCCATCCATTGTGTACTTATTTATTCTATAAATTGATTCAGATTTAGGAGTTCCAAACCCTGCCGTTAAAGCATAATCAGCAAAAATACCATCTTTCACATTTGAACAATAAAAGTCATCCCAATTATTACTTTTCATAATCACATTATTTCCATTCAATGGATACTTAGGTTTCATATTACCAAAGATATTCTTTTCAAAATGAAAAATACGAACTTCCTCTATACCATCTATTTCATAGGAGCATAGAAACAAATGATTAAAATGCATTCCGTGGCTATCTAAAATCCTAAAACTTCCGCCATCAAATTTAATACCTGACTTTATTGTCTCTTGTTCCAATATTTTATTTAAGGTGAGTTCATTACTTATCCCATGTTTTATATAATATTGTGGCGCAGGCAATAAAACTTCACCAATAATAAATAGTGCAGCCAGTAGACAAAACAATAAACTGATTAGTTCAAATCCAAAAATTCTTACAACCTTTATATCCTTAACCTTGAAAGCAATCGCAACTATAAAAATTAATAAAAGCATAAATATATATATCCAAACCAAATCAAGTCCTCCCTTCAATCGAACCCACCCATTGTCAATCAAAACGACTACATAGTTCTCTATTTTAGCGTATTTAGATACAGGATAAGGTATATAATCAAAAGATTAAATTCTGTTGGAACAATATATCTTGTCTGATAATAATCACCTATAAAAAAAGTCCTTTACAATTTGATATGTACCTGGATCTAGTTGTCCATATTATCATCTTTGACTGTCATCGTAACTTTATCCTTTTCATTAACTTCCTCCTTAGGGCCCTCAGCAGCATTACTGTTTTCAATTGATTCTAATTCAGTTTCTTTACATCCTGAAAATATAACAAACAAAAATATCATAAAAATTAATATTGCCCTTTTCATTACTTACCTCTAGATTGGGTAGCGTTCTTTCTTTAATTAGATTAGATTATACTAAGCTTTTCAATAGCCTGATTTTCATCAGATAAGAAAAATATATCTTTTCCTTTATTGCACTCATAGATAAAATCTTTCAAACTCTTACTTGTATATTCAGAAAAATCGCCTACAATGGCTATCTTTGTTCGATAATTTATAAACTTTTGTAATATCTCACCAGCTATCTTAGTACTTAAATTAAAAAACTCCTCACATATTGCTGACTTATCTAAAACTACACGGTTACAACCTGTTTGATAATCTACTGTTGCTATGAAATCCAACGCTGACTGAACATCTGTTATCAGTATATCGCTACTATTTACAATTGCAATTTCAATATTATTTTCTTTTACAGTATTTATCTTCATAATAATCCTCCATTAATAAAATTTATTGTATTTCCAGTAAATATAAACTAGGGGAATGTACTTTAGGATAAATTTATATAACTATTATTTATATCTAATAGATCTGGTTGGTCTTCAATAGTCATCCCAAGTCCCCATTCTTCA
The DNA window shown above is from Tissierella sp. Yu-01 and carries:
- a CDS encoding DUF4180 domain-containing protein, with protein sequence MKINTVKENNIEIAIVNSSDILITDVQSALDFIATVDYQTGCNRVVLDKSAICEEFFNLSTKIAGEILQKFINYRTKIAIVGDFSEYTSKSLKDFIYECNKGKDIFFLSDENQAIEKLSII